In Colletotrichum destructivum chromosome 1, complete sequence, the sequence CTGGCACTTCCAATAAGTACAGGTCGCATTGGGTGTGACGGCACGCGAGGCCAGCAAATTTCTTCAGAGTTGCCACCGCGCGAATCGGGTGGTGCTGCGATCCTTTGCCCCCCCGAAGATCCAGCCAAGCACCCTGCACCGACGACTTCGCCTCCAGGTCGCCAGGTCCGACAGGATGACGTTACTCACGGCGAGCCTGGGAGGGAGCGTGAGCTCAGTTGGCCTCGGTGAAGCTCCTGCAGTGAAGCTTGCCATGGGATGGTACTCGTTCCGTTCAGTTATAATGCAGCATGCATTACACAGATAATCCGCTCTGAGTCCTCGATGAGTCGGCATCATCCTGACCGGGGTGAGAACCTGAGAACCGTCCACGACTACCAGACAGTCCGGCCAAATGAGCTTTTTttgagatgagatgggacGCTCAATATTCTCGAAGGGGCGTGCCGCCACTGCATGCCTCTTTTGGCCCTGGTGTGGCTCCCATCCCTTCTCGCGTGAAATAGGAATGtcccttccctccttttTTGCCCTCATCACCGCTTGTCACGACGATAAATCGGACCATCCTTTAATTGGTTGCATGGCGTGTCACGTCAACCCTCAGGTCGTCGCGTCACACGTAGGCAAGGCTTCCAAGTCCCGCCCACTCCTTCAGTAGCTCTATAGCCTTAGTCTTTTCCCTCCGTCTCCGAGGTTGCGAGCCTGTCGAGCAGTGTAGACAATACCTCGCCAAATTTATCGCAAGTACAGATACTTATGATGGACTGTCGCGTTAACCAATGAGCGGCGACCCGCACGCGTCGTACTACAGAACTGGCTGGAACATTGAACGACATTGGGACACCAGATTACAGAAccaggggaaggggatggtGGCAGCCGTAAGCCCAGCTCATCACACAAACAGGTGGGCCAGATACCAGAGGGATCGGACAGTGCCTTGTCTCCTTTCTTTGCAccaagaaagaagagaggaaaGTTCCCAACGTTCCCCCTTGCGCGGCTGGCTCCAGGTTTGGAAAGGGGATACATGAGAGCGACCAGAACACGCTAATGGGACGGGAGCACTATTTTAGACGTGGAGAGCTGGGGCGGGCGGTCGATTGCCCATTCGACGTTTTAGTCGTTTTCCTGGTTACATCCATATGTTGTTGGCAATGTCTACGCCGCCAAATCATCCGACGAAACTTTGCCATCCTCTGGTTGCCTCTTTCCTTCCCTGTTGCCCGTCCTGCCAGCTGCCATATTGCCTCAGTAGGTGGTAGGATACAGTGGTACAGAAccggccggctccggcgtTTCCTCGCCGTCACATATGCTTTGTCTGGTATGACACGCAGACTCTGCTGCAGGCTGACTGACTCTTGCGGTTGACTCACTTCGTCAGCATCTGAGCATACAATGGCCCAAATAAGACCCTGCCACATGAACTCGACGCTTCACAATACCACATTGACATGCACGAGGCAAATGCTCTGAAATAACCTCTTCGGGCTTGGGTCTGGCCTTCCCTCCGTAGTCACCCACtcacacacgcacacacgcacacatgGAACACCTCTTCAACTCGCCgtggccgctgccgcccttcagcagcagccgacGCGGTACGCTTGCTGTCGTCACCATACATGATGTGCGGGCCCCGTGTGGCCAGGGGCCTTGCTGGCTGGGGCTACAGTCCAGATGGGCTAGCCATTCACCGGCCAACTTTTTGAcgctttttcttcctctactGCAGCACACGCACCAACACGACGCATAAGCTTCGTTTCCTAGACAATACAAAGTACCTCGGGATGGTAGGACCTTCTACCACGGCGAAGGAGGTCAGGGAAGGGGAACCGGAAAAGCTAGCGAATCCGCCCCTCCCATAATGTACTCCTTTTGAAGAACAAGATGCCAGGGCCATTCATCCGTCGTTATTTCGACGTCAGACATTCTACGCATCTTTCTAGAACGTTCATTGGATAACCTGGgttgttttttgttttgttttttcaAAAAGTCTCGAAGCAGTGCACAGGCTCCATCCTGCGATTGACAACATGGGATATTGTCGAAAGAACTTTTTGTATCCTCCCATGcgggtaggtaggtaggtaggtaggtaggtagatggTGTGTACAGCTCAACGGTGACGTTGCTTCCAAGTTGTCTCTCTGGCTCAGTCCGGTAATCATTATCTGTAGCCTGGCCTCTTGCCTAGCCACCCCAGATCCATACATTGTAAAATTGAAAGCCAGCCCGGGTTCATCATGACACAGGTTTACCCCACTCAAGTCATGCTTTGCATATCATCAGCGAAACTCGACCAACAGACCTTTACTTTGGTGCCTATAGAGGTTCTCTCACCCCTTGACCTGTTCCTCCGCCTCAATGTCATCGCCGTTCTCTACTACCTCTTCAGCGACTTCCTGCGGTATCTCTTGCACCTCCATCTCACCATCGTCAGGTATCACACCCTCCGCTTGCAGCTGGCGGACTTTCGTCTTACTCATCTCGTACACGTACTGTCCAAGGTGCTCTACCCCCTCCATGCACACCTCTCCAGGAACTTCGACGTTGGTGCCACCAGCGAGGGATCTCTCCGTGGGATAGAGTTCACCGGTAACAAGCATAAGCTTATCGGGTCGAGACAGGAGCTGCTCGAACGCTTGCCGTAGCTCGTAGCATGTTTCGAAGATCTCGCGACGACCGAGGATGTACAGACCAAGGCGAGCACGAGATAGCGCAACCGTCAGGCGACGGATATCGCGTAGGTATCCGACCCTTGATGTGCGAGTCAACGACAGAATGATGTCTTAAGTACGGGTCAGCTTCGGTGCGACAATTTCTGCAGGGGCAGGGTGGCACTTACAATCGTTTTGCTCGCCCTGGTACTTGTCCACGGTAGTGACGATCCTAGGCATTCCGAAGATCGCCTTGTTGGCACATCTGTGGGCCAAGACGTCCTTCACCAGGGCTCGCTGGCCAGCGTATGTCGTCAGGATACTAATCTTCGACGCCGGATAACCAAGCAGTCGCATGTACTGGTATACAGCCACCGCGTACTCAGCCTCTCCGAGGTTCTGGATGAAGTGGGGGGTGGGTTCTGTCTCGCCGCGCCCCTTGTAGTCGGGCACGTTGATGAACTGGTAGTCGTACTTAAAGCCTGCATTTGCAGCAAGGAATTCGCCTTCAGTTTCGACATGCGGCAAGTTGCCCAACTTGGGGTAGCGCCATTGGTAAAGGCTGGCGATGGACGGCCGGGCTCTGCCTTGCTGGTCGAGGTTGATGCTGGGGACGCCGAGACGAACAAGTCGTGAAAAAAGCGACTGCTCGAGATTCGCATAGTGGCGGAACGCCATGCTCTGAATGACTGGGGAATTCTGAAAGTGATCACCACAGAGAACAACTCGCTGGAGGCCCATTTGCCCCTTCTGCGGCTTTTGCATGGCCAGAGGAATGAAGTTCTCAATCTCGGTGATTTGAGCCGCTTCCTCCATGACCACGTTGTCGTAATGGAATCCAAGTGATGCGATCTCCCCGCGTCTCATTGCTGCATGAGTAGACGTCATGGCAATGATGCGCGCTTCGTTGGTCAGCAGATAGTTAGCCTTGTCTCGGTCCCGTCGCAAGATCTCAAACGGCATCGCATCGGCCAGTTCAGAGAAGATCTTCGCAATATGCCGGTAACAACCATTGGCGACCTCTAAGACAGTGTCCTTGTCTGCCTCGGGTGGGAACAGTGGCTGCGGCGCATCCGAAAAGAATTGATGGAAGGGAAATGCTCCGACAACATCAGCAGCCGTTATGTCCTCTACCTTGGTGAGTTCCGTAAACTTCGCCCAAGCCGGCTCGATATACACGGAGTTGAAGTAACCGGCCGTTTCCGCAGAGTTGCCGTGCGCACCCGGCGCGCCAATGCTGGCGGCTAGGCGGTTGACCTCGTGCAAGTATCTATCTCTGTTCTCCAGAAAGGATTCGACACGGCCATGCTTACTAAAGCTTCCTTCGGTGTAGAGTTCCTCTTCACCATGTCCAAGACGGAGTAGGTGGCGCGCGTCGATATCCAAGGCCACAATCTTCGCAAACAGCTGATTGAGCGCCTGGTTGCTATGTGCTATCAGGAGCGTCTTTTGCTCTGGAAAATTGTGGTAGATATTGTTGATAATCTGCGTTGCGACATCCGTCTTGCCCGTGCCAGGGGGtcccacgacgacggtgagTCCGGGTTGCGTTCCAGACGTGATCGCCTCTATTTGTGCCGGAGTGAAACGGATCTTGTTCAGCTTTGGCGCATCGACGGGGTACGGTCCCATGTTGGGTGGCTTGTAGGTCGACACCTTGACGGTCTCTACCTCGGCCAAAAGAGCAGGCTCAacgtctcggcggcgtttCTTGGAAGGCTTTGATGGTGGCTCAACTGCTTGGCGTCCGGCCGTCTCCAAGACGTAGGGCGGGCCAAAGCTACCAGAAACATCGTCTCTAGGCTCGACAACCTTGCCAGGCAAGCTTCCCGTGAGATGCTGCCAATCCAAGAAAGTATCGCGGTAGTCGATGGTCTTGATGCGGTTTGGCAGTTGCTTGTAGGTTGCGCCGGCAGGGTCGCCATAGCCAAGGAAGACTTCATGGAACCATGAAGCGATGGGGACTTCGGAAAGGGTCAGACTACGGATGGATTCCAGAACCGGCTTGAAGTTGTTCTCCCGTCCGCTGCGGCGCATGACAACATTGATTCGCTCGTAAGCCTCCGGAGGGTTGGATGAAGAGCGCTCAGCGTCTGCAGTGTATGTCCTTGGATCCAGCCTCAGCTGgaaacgacgacgactgtCGTAGTGTCCCGAACCATCCCGGACCACTTTTCCCTTGTCGTCGGTGATCTGGATGATCTCAGCAGAACGGATGGACACAACACCAAGCTTTTCAGCTTCCGAATGTGCACCATCTCCGTTGGCGATGCTCTTGGCGGCTGGCGCCTCAATGGCCAAAAGAAAGACAACGTCGTCTGGCCTCAACGAGTCCCATTCGCgcttgatggcgtcgttCAGGCGGCGAACGTCGATGGAGATCTCTGCCCGAACTAAAGATGGCTTGTCGTCTCCCACAAGGGCGGGTGCCACCTCAAGAATAGAGGGCTTCGATGTTGGCAACGCCATCTTAGAGAACCCTTGGAAAGTGGTTTCTCCTGGTCTCCGGCTCTCGGGCCGAAGCCGTCGGATGGCCGATTCCACGTCTTTCCTGATGCCATAGAAAGCCTCGGCACGATAGAGGACGAGCGATCTCCATAGAAAATCCCCAACAGACAAGTACTGCAGATTCAGTTTTGGCAACGCCAGGGGGTGAGATCCGTCGTAGTTGTCCGTCCTCATGATATTGTTCTCAAACAATGAGTGCTCGGTAGGAACTAGACTCATGTCCCGAGCAACCTCTTGGAAAGTTTTCCGCCGTTCGAAGGTCGAGAGCAGCGTCTCGATGAGAAACTTTCTGTCAATGCTCAAGCCTACGGACTCGGGATACGAGGTTCGAAGACGAAGCAACGCCGCCAGCTCCACGACCTCTTCGTCGGTAAGGGGTTCCAAGAGCCCGTAGAGCTCGTCTCTCTTGTCAATGGAGCCATAATTTGACAGCGCCAGGACTGTCAGTTTGTCCTTGAAGTGCTTCAATGATGTCTTCTGGAGTCTTGATAGGTTTGCGCAATGTCTATCGTAGGCTTCGGTGCGACTCAACTGGGCGCCCGTCTGGTCGTCGATTGTGAAAAATGTATAGTGTCGAAGGAGCGCATTGAGATCGCGCAAGAGAGTGTTTTCCCCTTCATTAAACACGGGGGACAGGCGCATGGCAGGCAACACATGAAGATCGTGCAGAAGAGTGTTAACGTATCTTCGAGTCGGGAGTTGGCTCTGCAGGTCCGTCAAGAACTCAACGAGGCGCTCGCAATAGAGAACTTGGTCTGATTCGAGTCAGTAAATGTCGGCGCAAAACGCTGGGGTCCTCCTTACCTGGCTTTGCGTTTTGCGTGTAAATCAATTTGAGGAAA encodes:
- a CDS encoding Putative intron-binding protein aquarius, with the protein product MPTAKRQKKSGDAQSAPSTRSQTKATSDRPTVADIEGESAFAQLAKKHWLKTTRSKRAVKVKVKNDVLKHEIWDVLERDGFPYKSILTLESLQTLESYLWPGYTEDSSNHHVLLVVLLVNAKRREQLEAWSIFEDRPDEFSSLFRRVLSMTLDPTLSPTIRTHLLSFLISAFQSLDCAIVRKECAPLVSIAIWHSLSTEELREEKLEQNAHVKKAWRAAGKRYDAADDATKAKLRFDRSWLYTLILHFLKLIYTQNAKPDQVLYCERLVEFLTDLQSQLPTRRYVNTLLHDLHVLPAMRLSPVFNEGENTLLRDLNALLRHYTFFTIDDQTGAQLSRTEAYDRHCANLSRLQKTSLKHFKDKLTVLALSNYGSIDKRDELYGLLEPLTDEEVVELAALLRLRTSYPESVGLSIDRKFLIETLLSTFERRKTFQEVARDMSLVPTEHSLFENNIMRTDNYDGSHPLALPKLNLQYLSVGDFLWRSLVLYRAEAFYGIRKDVESAIRRLRPESRRPGETTFQGFSKMALPTSKPSILEVAPALVGDDKPSLVRAEISIDVRRLNDAIKREWDSLRPDDVVFLLAIEAPAAKSIANGDGAHSEAEKLGVVSIRSAEIIQITDDKGKVVRDGSGHYDSRRRFQLRLDPRTYTADAERSSSNPPEAYERINVVMRRSGRENNFKPVLESIRSLTLSEVPIASWFHEVFLGYGDPAGATYKQLPNRIKTIDYRDTFLDWQHLTGSLPGKVVEPRDDVSGSFGPPYVLETAGRQAVEPPSKPSKKRRRDVEPALLAEVETVKVSTYKPPNMGPYPVDAPKLNKIRFTPAQIEAITSGTQPGLTVVVGPPGTGKTDVATQIINNIYHNFPEQKTLLIAHSNQALNQLFAKIVALDIDARHLLRLGHGEEELYTEGSFSKHGRVESFLENRDRYLHEVNRLAASIGAPGAHGNSAETAGYFNSVYIEPAWAKFTELTKVEDITAADVVGAFPFHQFFSDAPQPLFPPEADKDTVLEVANGCYRHIAKIFSELADAMPFEILRRDRDKANYLLTNEARIIAMTSTHAAMRRGEIASLGFHYDNVVMEEAAQITEIENFIPLAMQKPQKGQMGLQRVVLCGDHFQNSPVIQSMAFRHYANLEQSLFSRLVRLGVPSINLDQQGRARPSIASLYQWRYPKLGNLPHVETEGEFLAANAGFKYDYQFINVPDYKGRGETEPTPHFIQNLGEAEYAVAVYQYMRLLGYPASKISILTTYAGQRALVKDVLAHRCANKAIFGMPRIVTTVDKYQGEQNDYIILSLTRTSRVGYLRDIRRLTVALSRARLGLYILGRREIFETCYELRQAFEQLLSRPDKLMLVTGELYPTERSLAGGTNVEVPGEVCMEGVEHLGQYVYEMSKTKVRQLQAEGVIPDDGEMEVQEIPQEVAEEVVENGDDIEAEEQVKG